The following proteins are co-located in the Labrys monachus genome:
- a CDS encoding ATP-dependent DNA ligase, giving the protein MGDSSDVFGLPLDTPPMEARSAAQLPEGAWQFEPKWDGFRCLAFKAGKAIELRAKSGKPLGRYFPEVVSLLADCPAERLVVDGELVVEIDRRLSFDALQMRLHPAESRIRKLSAATPARFILFDMLLSPQGERLLDQPLPSRRAALEAFGRRAAVPGRLIVSPFTRDRGQALRWLGDVGEGATDGVVAKPLDAAYAPGERAMIKVKRLRTADCVVGGFRYARDSREVGSLLLGLYDEAGRLDHVGFTSTITDEVRPALTRRLEALRQPPGFTGKAPGGPSRWSTERSGEWEPLRPELVVEVRFDHVTGGRFRHGTKLLRWRPDKGPRQCTFEQMAAPLADLPA; this is encoded by the coding sequence ATGGGCGACAGCAGCGACGTCTTCGGGCTGCCCTTGGACACGCCGCCGATGGAAGCGCGGTCCGCCGCGCAACTGCCGGAGGGGGCATGGCAGTTCGAGCCGAAATGGGACGGCTTCCGCTGCCTCGCCTTCAAGGCGGGCAAGGCGATCGAGCTCAGGGCCAAGTCCGGCAAGCCGCTCGGCCGCTACTTCCCGGAGGTGGTGTCGCTGCTTGCCGACTGTCCGGCCGAGCGCTTGGTCGTCGACGGGGAACTGGTCGTCGAGATCGACAGGCGCCTCTCCTTCGACGCCCTGCAGATGCGGCTCCATCCCGCGGAAAGCCGGATCCGCAAGCTCTCGGCGGCGACGCCGGCCCGCTTCATCCTGTTCGACATGCTGCTGTCGCCGCAGGGGGAGCGCCTGCTCGACCAGCCGTTGCCCAGCCGGCGCGCTGCCCTGGAAGCGTTCGGGCGCAGGGCCGCCGTTCCCGGCCGCCTGATCGTATCGCCTTTCACGCGCGATCGCGGGCAGGCCCTGCGCTGGCTCGGCGATGTCGGCGAGGGGGCGACGGACGGCGTCGTCGCCAAGCCGCTGGACGCGGCCTACGCTCCCGGCGAGCGGGCGATGATCAAGGTGAAGCGGCTGCGGACCGCCGACTGCGTCGTCGGCGGCTTCCGCTATGCACGCGACAGCCGGGAGGTCGGCTCGCTGCTGCTCGGCCTCTACGACGAGGCCGGCCGGCTCGACCATGTCGGCTTCACCTCGACGATCACTGACGAGGTAAGGCCTGCGCTGACCCGGCGCCTGGAAGCGCTGCGCCAGCCGCCCGGCTTCACCGGCAAGGCGCCGGGAGGTCCGAGCCGCTGGAGCACGGAGCGCAGCGGCGAATGGGAACCTCTCCGGCCGGAGCTCGTGGTCGAGGTGCGCTTCGACCACGTCACCGGCGGGCGTTTCCGACACGGCACCAAGCTCCTGCGCTGGCGGCCCGACAAGGGCCCGCGCCAATGCACGTTCGAGCAGATGGCCGCGCCCCTTGCCGATCTGCCGGCATGA
- a CDS encoding amidohydrolase family protein, with protein sequence MFKTPSGEEIFVVDGHTHFWDASPENQRNVHGKQFIECFYAYHKALSPKEQLWPLPQFEKYSAEQMYNDLFVDGPDDMAIVQSTYLTEFYKNGFNTIDRNAEIARKYKDRFIVNGSFDPRDGERALEYIHYMKETFGIKGVKLYTAEWKGDSRGWKLNDPGAYRCFELCEKLGITNVHVHKGPTIIPLDKDAFDVHDVDHAATDFQGLNFIVEHCGLPRLDDFCWIAVQETNVFGGLAVALPFIHSRPRYFAEVISELLFWVGEDKILFGSDYAIWTPRWLVEKFWAFEIPEDIKQERGVDLTPEAKRKILGLNAARLYGIDIESQKAKLSGEPVAVAAE encoded by the coding sequence ATGTTCAAGACCCCCTCTGGCGAAGAGATCTTCGTCGTCGACGGCCACACCCATTTCTGGGATGCGAGCCCGGAGAACCAGCGCAACGTCCATGGCAAGCAGTTCATTGAGTGCTTCTACGCCTATCACAAGGCGCTGAGCCCCAAGGAACAGCTCTGGCCGCTGCCCCAGTTCGAGAAATACAGCGCCGAGCAGATGTATAACGACCTGTTCGTCGACGGTCCCGACGACATGGCGATCGTCCAGTCGACCTATCTGACCGAATTTTACAAGAACGGCTTCAACACGATCGACCGCAACGCCGAGATCGCCCGCAAATACAAGGACCGCTTCATCGTCAACGGTTCGTTCGACCCCCGCGACGGCGAACGTGCGCTCGAATACATCCATTACATGAAGGAAACCTTCGGCATCAAGGGCGTGAAGCTCTACACCGCCGAGTGGAAGGGCGATTCCCGCGGCTGGAAGCTGAACGACCCCGGCGCCTATCGCTGCTTCGAGCTGTGCGAGAAGCTTGGCATCACCAATGTCCACGTCCACAAGGGCCCGACCATCATCCCGCTCGACAAGGACGCCTTCGACGTCCACGACGTCGACCACGCCGCCACCGATTTCCAGGGCCTCAACTTCATCGTCGAGCATTGCGGCCTGCCGCGCCTCGACGATTTCTGCTGGATCGCAGTGCAGGAGACCAATGTCTTCGGCGGCCTCGCCGTGGCGTTGCCCTTCATCCACAGCCGCCCGCGCTATTTCGCCGAGGTGATCAGCGAGCTTCTGTTCTGGGTCGGCGAGGACAAGATCCTGTTCGGCTCGGACTATGCGATCTGGACGCCGCGCTGGCTGGTGGAGAAGTTCTGGGCCTTCGAGATCCCCGAGGACATCAAGCAGGAGCGCGGCGTCGACCTGACGCCGGAAGCCAAGCGCAAGATCCTCGGCCTCAACGCCGCCCGGCTCTACGGCATCGACATCGAGAGCCAGAAGGCGAAGCTGTCGGGCGAGCCCGTCGCCGTGGCGGCGGAGTGA
- a CDS encoding WD40 repeat domain-containing protein: MDRTEETATLYSLLARQWSVGAGVERLCFDAAEGAVAFALADGRVALARMQDAEPPEDRYRIAADDGRATISRRSRPVPPAMQLIVDAGPVRLAPLGEAGFVAGGRGGRLARLTVAEGVEPFADVGGGPVAALAVLPGGRAVAAAGTVLAACEADGVLRLLRADDEEPSAMAASPDGSRLALGGPHGLSLRTLGGEGEARHLPLGTVFELAWSPDGAWLVASVAQGGIVLVHAGSGESLPIPDYPAPVRSLSWSADSRHLATGGAFRIVVWRVDTLFQDRTRPENPQTGRAGLVPVEAVDIHPHRPLVAAGYGDGSVVVAQIGKRDELVVRTAGGSAVRALRWSRDGRHLALGTEEGQAAIVTFPSGLFK, from the coding sequence ATGGACAGGACGGAAGAAACCGCGACGCTCTACAGCCTGTTGGCGCGGCAGTGGTCGGTGGGCGCCGGCGTGGAGCGGCTTTGCTTCGATGCCGCCGAGGGTGCGGTCGCCTTCGCGCTCGCCGATGGGCGGGTGGCACTGGCGCGCATGCAGGATGCCGAGCCGCCGGAGGACCGCTACCGCATCGCCGCCGATGACGGCCGCGCCACCATTTCCCGTCGGTCTCGCCCGGTTCCGCCGGCGATGCAGCTGATCGTCGATGCGGGACCGGTCCGGCTGGCGCCGCTGGGGGAGGCGGGCTTCGTGGCTGGCGGGCGCGGCGGCCGGCTCGCCCGCCTCACGGTGGCGGAGGGCGTCGAACCCTTCGCGGATGTCGGGGGAGGGCCGGTCGCCGCCCTCGCCGTGCTGCCGGGCGGGCGAGCCGTCGCGGCGGCGGGGACCGTGCTGGCGGCCTGCGAGGCGGACGGCGTGCTTCGCCTGCTGCGCGCCGACGACGAGGAGCCCTCGGCGATGGCTGCCTCGCCCGACGGGTCCCGCCTCGCGCTCGGCGGGCCGCACGGCCTGTCGCTCCGGACCCTCGGCGGCGAGGGAGAGGCCCGGCATTTGCCCCTCGGCACGGTGTTCGAACTCGCCTGGAGCCCCGACGGCGCCTGGCTCGTCGCCTCGGTGGCGCAGGGCGGCATCGTGCTTGTGCATGCGGGGAGCGGCGAAAGCCTGCCGATCCCGGACTATCCGGCGCCCGTCCGCTCGCTCTCCTGGAGCGCGGATTCGCGCCATCTCGCCACCGGCGGCGCCTTCCGCATCGTGGTGTGGCGGGTCGACACCCTGTTCCAGGACCGCACCCGGCCGGAGAACCCGCAGACCGGGCGGGCCGGCCTCGTCCCGGTCGAGGCGGTCGACATCCATCCGCACCGGCCGCTCGTCGCGGCGGGCTATGGCGACGGCAGCGTCGTGGTGGCGCAGATCGGCAAGCGTGACGAGCTCGTCGTCAGGACGGCCGGCGGATCGGCGGTGCGCGCCCTGCGCTGGTCGCGCGACGGCCGGCATTTGGCGCTGGGAACCGAGGAGGGGCAGGCGGCGATCGTCACCTTCCCGTCGGGGCTGTTCAAGTGA
- a CDS encoding metal-sulfur cluster assembly factor, which produces MGASVRTDRVAEVWARLGEVTDPELDEPVTDLGFVETVAVDGEGGVDVVFRLPTYWCSANFAFLMADDMRLAVSSLPWVRAVRPQLQDHMVAAEINRGVRLGQSFAEALKDFAAGETLDEVREKFRRKAFERRQEAVILALRAAGHDDAAICGMSLAAFDRADLGEAEGGYQKPRYRALLVARGLAGERAFVTYNGRPIAPHELPAYLQRLRAVRINMEFNSVLCRGLLDARYKEIDADFGLACGSGCTRHAPADAIRESA; this is translated from the coding sequence ATGGGCGCCTCCGTGCGGACGGACCGCGTGGCCGAGGTCTGGGCGCGGCTCGGCGAGGTGACGGATCCCGAACTCGACGAGCCCGTCACCGATCTCGGCTTCGTCGAGACGGTGGCGGTCGACGGGGAGGGCGGGGTCGACGTGGTCTTCCGCCTGCCCACCTATTGGTGTTCGGCGAACTTCGCCTTCCTGATGGCCGACGACATGCGCCTGGCGGTGTCGTCGCTGCCCTGGGTCCGGGCGGTGCGCCCGCAGTTGCAGGACCACATGGTCGCGGCCGAGATCAACCGGGGGGTGCGGCTCGGCCAGTCCTTTGCGGAGGCGCTCAAGGATTTCGCCGCCGGCGAAACGCTCGACGAGGTCCGGGAGAAGTTCCGGCGCAAGGCCTTCGAGCGCCGCCAGGAGGCGGTGATCCTGGCGCTGCGCGCGGCGGGGCATGACGACGCGGCGATCTGCGGCATGAGCCTCGCCGCCTTCGACCGCGCCGATCTCGGCGAGGCCGAGGGCGGCTACCAGAAGCCGCGCTACCGGGCCCTGCTGGTCGCGCGGGGCCTGGCGGGCGAGCGTGCCTTCGTCACCTATAACGGCCGCCCGATCGCGCCGCACGAACTCCCGGCCTATCTCCAGCGGCTCAGGGCGGTGCGCATCAACATGGAGTTCAACAGCGTGCTGTGCCGGGGGCTCCTGGATGCGCGCTACAAGGAGATCGATGCCGATTTCGGCCTTGCGTGCGGCAGCGGCTGCACGCGGCATGCGCCGGCCGACGCCATTCGTGAAAGCGCGTGA
- a CDS encoding molecular chaperone GroEL: MPKILLHDDEARRALARGVQKLARAVEPTLGPKGMNTMVDRPIGTPIVSRDGVTIASEIELPDRFENMGAQVVREVSMQTNEVAGDGTTTAMVLANGLIQGGVAALERGAKAVDLCKGIDMAVELVVETLRNSAIAASDRKTLQAVATIAATDAHLGGLVAEAVERVGRNGIISSDYGLTTNTTLEVVEGMSFDRGYLSHHMVTDVEKMEVVLDEPFILLTDLKIMAPAELAGIRKAVAETGRPLVIVAEEIAPDVVITLLGNGNRGKVLVVHPPEYGHWRKAMMDDLAIITGGRVIARDLGGRLDQAGLADLGTARQVRSSARETVIIRGGGDEAAIAARRQQVARQYDLAPPNIEQDKLKERLAKLSGGSAVILAGGVTPVAQKRTIQLIDDALSATRAAAEEGIVPGGGTALAQCAAMVTKTLGNINGDFGVGIRLVRETLSRPAAFIARNAGHDADAVVADLLKAPPGTGFDAAKGAFTDMVAAGIVDPVRVTTAALRNAASVATLVLTTSTLVVDIPEFSDPTAGPALGGGAEKLGRA; this comes from the coding sequence ATGCCGAAGATCCTGTTGCACGATGACGAAGCCCGGCGAGCATTGGCGCGGGGCGTGCAGAAGCTGGCCAGGGCGGTCGAGCCCACGCTCGGTCCCAAGGGCATGAACACCATGGTCGACCGTCCGATCGGCACCCCGATCGTCTCGCGCGACGGCGTCACCATCGCCTCCGAGATCGAACTGCCCGACCGCTTCGAGAATATGGGCGCCCAGGTGGTGCGTGAGGTCTCCATGCAGACGAACGAGGTCGCCGGCGACGGCACCACCACGGCGATGGTGCTCGCCAATGGCCTGATCCAGGGCGGCGTGGCGGCGCTCGAGCGCGGCGCCAAGGCGGTGGACCTGTGCAAGGGCATCGACATGGCGGTCGAACTCGTGGTCGAGACCCTGCGCAACTCGGCCATCGCCGCCTCGGACCGCAAGACCCTGCAGGCGGTGGCGACCATCGCCGCCACGGATGCCCATCTCGGCGGCCTCGTCGCCGAGGCGGTCGAGCGCGTCGGCCGCAACGGCATCATCAGCTCGGATTACGGACTGACGACCAATACCACGCTGGAGGTCGTCGAGGGCATGTCGTTCGACCGCGGCTATCTCTCCCACCATATGGTGACGGATGTCGAGAAGATGGAGGTCGTCCTCGACGAGCCCTTCATCCTGCTCACCGACCTCAAGATCATGGCGCCCGCCGAGCTCGCGGGCATCCGCAAGGCGGTTGCCGAGACGGGCCGGCCGCTCGTCATCGTCGCCGAGGAGATCGCCCCCGACGTGGTGATCACCCTGCTCGGCAACGGCAATCGCGGCAAGGTGCTGGTCGTCCACCCGCCGGAATACGGCCATTGGCGCAAGGCAATGATGGACGACCTCGCCATCATCACCGGCGGGCGCGTCATCGCCCGCGATCTCGGCGGCCGGCTCGACCAGGCCGGCCTCGCCGATCTCGGCACCGCCCGGCAGGTTCGCTCCAGCGCCCGCGAGACGGTGATCATCCGCGGCGGCGGCGACGAGGCGGCCATCGCCGCCCGCCGCCAGCAGGTCGCCAGGCAATATGACCTCGCGCCCCCGAACATCGAGCAGGACAAGCTGAAGGAGCGCCTCGCCAAGCTCTCCGGCGGCTCGGCGGTGATTCTGGCGGGCGGCGTGACGCCGGTCGCCCAGAAGCGGACGATCCAGCTGATCGACGATGCGCTCAGCGCCACGCGCGCCGCGGCGGAAGAGGGCATCGTACCCGGCGGCGGCACGGCGCTCGCCCAATGCGCGGCGATGGTGACGAAGACGCTCGGCAACATCAACGGCGATTTCGGCGTGGGCATCCGCCTCGTGCGCGAGACGCTGTCGCGGCCGGCGGCCTTCATCGCCCGCAATGCCGGCCATGACGCGGACGCCGTGGTAGCCGACCTCCTGAAGGCGCCGCCCGGCACCGGCTTCGACGCCGCCAAGGGAGCCTTCACCGACATGGTCGCCGCCGGCATCGTCGACCCCGTCCGCGTCACCACGGCGGCCCTGCGCAACGCCGCCTCGGTCGCCACGCTGGTGCTGACCACCAGCACGCTCGTCGTCGACATACCCGAATTCTCCGATCCGACCGCCGGCCCGGCGCTGGGCGGCGGCGCCGAAAAGCTCGGCAGAGCGTGA
- a CDS encoding sigma-54-dependent Fis family transcriptional regulator, whose translation MMKQGFAPSSPFQGGCVPDGLGDAEADQGPLYDERETIRAWETFLTRGDEAGSVAVRSVIERSWERSARLGVDARGRGSNVLADPDRLYELQCQNDDLLGSTTETFRRVAEVLRDAATMVVITDAEGVVLKVGGDRRTIDEGHDIRLEVGAAWGENVTGTNGIGTALITGQPVHVHAAEHFAEGIKNWTCVGAPIRSPLDGTIIGIIDFSGPQAIFHRHNVALAVLAANHIELALSERIRIDRMRLLEACIGRMGGTGNADGVVVLDRFGRVVHHNDMASLRWRGLVGATELQVGTRLVDVRSPLSRDDLADRLPEALRGQGIEPLLVDGVIRGAMLVLAPQPRASRPAPEGQARARAPLEAARAAIVGCSPALLQAVEKVERAAQGRTAILLEGETGVGKELFARLVSAASQATGKEPFVAFNCGAVSKELLGGELFGHAPGAFTGATREGRPGRFETAHGGVLSLDEIGEMPLELQPYLLRVLEERAVYRLGDNKPRPVDVRLVASTNRNLKQEVAEGRFRKDLYFRVGAVRVVIPPLRERSGDIEILIDHFNREFSATYGRPPLRLEADALDLLRRHDWPGNVRELRNLVENLVLMSTHDTVGPEDFPEEFREAVAAAREETGDRLPPGGEDEAEVARLDEAERRVIERAVVTASGNISAAASRLGVSRSTLYRKLHQYRSQA comes from the coding sequence ATGATGAAGCAGGGGTTCGCGCCGAGCTCGCCTTTTCAGGGCGGATGTGTTCCCGACGGCCTCGGCGATGCGGAAGCGGATCAGGGACCTCTCTATGACGAGCGGGAGACCATCAGGGCCTGGGAGACCTTCCTGACGCGCGGCGACGAGGCGGGAAGCGTGGCGGTGCGCAGCGTGATCGAGCGCTCCTGGGAGCGCAGCGCCCGGCTCGGCGTGGACGCGCGGGGGCGCGGCTCCAATGTGCTGGCTGATCCGGACCGCCTCTACGAATTGCAGTGCCAGAACGACGACCTGCTCGGCTCCACCACCGAGACCTTCCGCCGTGTCGCCGAGGTGCTCAGGGATGCCGCCACCATGGTGGTGATCACCGATGCCGAGGGCGTCGTGCTCAAGGTCGGCGGCGACCGGCGCACGATCGACGAGGGGCACGACATCCGCCTTGAGGTCGGCGCGGCCTGGGGCGAGAACGTCACCGGCACCAACGGCATCGGCACGGCGCTGATCACCGGCCAGCCCGTGCATGTCCATGCCGCCGAGCATTTCGCCGAGGGGATCAAGAACTGGACCTGCGTCGGCGCGCCCATCCGCAGCCCGCTCGACGGCACCATCATCGGCATCATCGACTTCTCCGGGCCGCAGGCGATCTTCCACCGGCACAATGTCGCCCTGGCGGTGCTGGCGGCCAACCATATCGAGCTCGCCCTGTCCGAAAGGATCCGCATCGACCGGATGAGGCTGCTCGAAGCCTGTATCGGCCGCATGGGCGGCACCGGCAACGCCGATGGCGTGGTCGTGCTCGACCGCTTCGGGCGGGTCGTCCACCATAACGACATGGCGTCCCTGCGCTGGCGGGGCCTCGTCGGCGCAACGGAGCTGCAGGTGGGAACCCGGCTCGTCGACGTGCGCAGCCCGCTGTCGCGCGACGATCTCGCCGACCGCCTGCCGGAAGCGTTGCGCGGGCAGGGCATCGAGCCGCTGCTCGTCGACGGCGTGATCCGGGGGGCGATGCTGGTGCTGGCGCCGCAGCCGCGGGCAAGCCGCCCGGCGCCGGAGGGCCAGGCCAGGGCGCGGGCTCCGCTGGAAGCGGCGCGGGCGGCGATCGTCGGCTGCAGCCCGGCGCTGCTGCAGGCGGTCGAGAAGGTCGAGCGCGCCGCGCAGGGCCGGACGGCCATCCTCCTCGAGGGCGAGACCGGCGTCGGCAAGGAGCTCTTCGCCCGGCTCGTCTCCGCCGCCAGCCAGGCCACCGGCAAGGAGCCCTTCGTGGCCTTCAATTGCGGCGCCGTCTCGAAGGAGCTGCTCGGCGGCGAATTGTTCGGGCACGCGCCCGGCGCCTTCACCGGCGCGACGCGGGAAGGCCGCCCCGGTCGGTTCGAAACGGCGCATGGCGGGGTGCTCAGCCTCGACGAGATCGGCGAGATGCCGCTCGAGCTCCAGCCCTATCTGCTGCGCGTGCTTGAGGAGCGGGCGGTCTACCGCCTCGGCGACAACAAGCCCCGGCCCGTCGACGTGCGCCTCGTCGCCTCGACCAACCGCAACCTGAAGCAGGAAGTGGCGGAGGGCCGTTTCCGCAAGGACCTGTATTTCCGTGTCGGCGCCGTCCGGGTGGTCATTCCGCCGCTGCGGGAGCGCAGCGGCGACATCGAGATCCTGATCGACCATTTCAATCGCGAGTTCTCGGCCACCTATGGCAGGCCGCCCTTGCGCCTCGAAGCGGATGCGCTCGATCTGCTCCGGCGCCACGACTGGCCGGGCAATGTGCGCGAGCTGCGCAATCTCGTCGAGAATCTCGTGCTGATGTCGACCCACGACACCGTCGGTCCGGAGGATTTCCCCGAGGAGTTCAGGGAGGCGGTGGCCGCGGCGCGGGAGGAGACCGGCGACCGGCTCCCGCCCGGCGGGGAGGACGAGGCCGAGGTAGCCCGGCTCGACGAGGCCGAGCGGCGGGTGATCGAACGGGCGGTCGTCACCGCCAGCGGCAATATTTCGGCCGCGGCCAGCCGGCTCGGCGTCTCGCGCAGCACGCTCTACCGCAAGCTGCACCAATATCGCTCGCAGGCCTGA
- a CDS encoding MmoB/DmpM family protein: protein MSVASRTSSNQNIFQKMGDLVFSQTISHQCGVTMNDSVEARAIAEFMGQKPNVTITYQPALIRIDGEGKLVFKMDEISEILGKEMTAEIFEVNTSTHYGRMVRVDDNTVTLFGDMDEIREYIE from the coding sequence ATGTCCGTTGCTTCCAGGACCTCGTCGAACCAGAACATCTTCCAGAAAATGGGCGATCTCGTCTTCAGCCAGACGATCTCGCACCAGTGCGGCGTCACCATGAACGACAGCGTCGAGGCGCGCGCCATCGCCGAATTCATGGGCCAGAAGCCCAATGTGACGATCACCTACCAGCCTGCCCTGATCCGCATCGACGGCGAAGGCAAGCTCGTCTTCAAGATGGACGAGATCAGCGAGATCCTCGGCAAGGAAATGACCGCCGAGATCTTCGAGGTCAACACGTCCACCCATTACGGCCGCATGGTCCGCGTCGACGACAACACGGTGACGCTGTTCGGCGACATGGACGAGATCCGCGAATACATCGAGTAG
- a CDS encoding FAD-binding oxidoreductase, translating to MGATNTVRLHPVGVEFEVEENETVLEAAFRQGIALPHGCKEGQCSACKCILTDGEIELKKYSTFALNEMERGQDHILLCRTLAYSDLDIELLNYDEELLSKSIPVKTIEGTVTGVIDLTHDIRRLEISLDQPLKFWAGQYVDITLPGAEALTRSFSMANTPGESERLAFIIKKYPNGRFSSKLDGELTPGTRLRIKGPYGTCFRRENRNGAVILVGGGSGMSPLWSILHDHIASGEQRPVYFFYGARTRNDLFYLDRLAEIAAQNPDFTFVPVLSHAGDDGDWQGEKGFVHEVVGAHLRRLGLGEDVDVYACGPAPMIEALTPVLNMNDVEAERTFFDKFTPAPAEVPA from the coding sequence ATGGGCGCGACCAATACCGTTCGGCTGCATCCGGTCGGCGTCGAGTTCGAGGTCGAGGAGAACGAGACCGTGCTCGAAGCCGCCTTCCGCCAGGGCATCGCCCTGCCGCATGGCTGCAAGGAGGGGCAGTGCTCGGCCTGCAAATGCATTCTCACGGACGGCGAGATCGAACTGAAGAAATATTCGACCTTCGCCCTCAACGAGATGGAGCGCGGGCAGGACCATATCCTCCTGTGCCGGACGCTGGCCTATTCCGACCTCGACATCGAGCTCCTCAACTATGACGAGGAGCTCCTCTCGAAATCCATCCCGGTCAAGACCATCGAAGGCACGGTCACGGGCGTCATCGATCTTACCCACGATATCCGGCGCCTCGAGATCTCGCTCGACCAACCTCTGAAATTCTGGGCGGGACAATATGTCGACATCACGCTCCCGGGGGCAGAGGCGCTTACGCGTTCGTTTTCCATGGCAAATACGCCGGGCGAAAGCGAAAGGCTCGCCTTCATCATCAAGAAATACCCGAACGGACGCTTCTCCTCAAAGCTCGACGGGGAACTCACTCCCGGAACGCGACTCCGCATCAAGGGACCCTACGGAACCTGCTTCCGACGGGAGAACCGAAACGGAGCGGTGATCCTGGTCGGCGGCGGCTCGGGCATGTCGCCCCTGTGGTCGATCCTCCACGACCACATCGCTTCAGGCGAGCAGCGGCCGGTCTATTTTTTCTACGGCGCCCGGACCCGCAATGATCTGTTCTATCTCGACCGTCTTGCCGAGATCGCGGCGCAGAACCCCGATTTCACCTTCGTGCCCGTTCTCTCCCACGCCGGTGACGACGGCGATTGGCAGGGTGAGAAGGGTTTCGTCCACGAGGTGGTGGGAGCGCATCTGCGCCGTCTTGGGCTCGGCGAGGACGTCGACGTCTACGCCTGCGGGCCGGCGCCGATGATCGAGGCGCTGACCCCTGTCCTGAACATGAACGACGTCGAGGCGGAACGAACCTTCTTCGACAAATTCACGCCGGCCCCGGCCGAAGTGCCGGCGTGA
- a CDS encoding aromatic/alkene monooxygenase hydroxylase subunit beta: MSTVETSPVKSGAAGSAIFADSDSRKYRYFEPRSKRATHYEDVTVDVQPDPERYLIQNWIISFSNGKGAYNKDNTQALSSNWHAFRAPDQEWERTHYQRQSKIEAMVQSVIANGRKAGAPKSFDKAWVKVLQNHLGAWKHAEFGLGTSLMQAQRYGYTQMINNATLTNASYKLRLSQDITLYLAEIGMDIPGFDDEAGKRTWLEDKGWQGTREAIETIMGSTDYLEQYFAINIVFEPLVGELFRSGFLMQVASSNGDFITPAVISAAEADYERNLANAIDLFHLLVNDAQYSDHNRKLFQGWVDRHAALAATAAAGLQPIWSQPHSKPVQFVDSRANAVERTKKILGELGLELPKE, translated from the coding sequence ATGAGCACCGTAGAGACCAGCCCGGTGAAATCGGGCGCCGCCGGCTCGGCGATATTCGCCGATTCAGACAGCCGGAAATACCGCTATTTCGAGCCGCGCAGCAAGAGGGCGACCCATTACGAGGACGTCACCGTCGACGTCCAGCCCGATCCGGAACGCTACCTCATCCAGAACTGGATCATCTCCTTCTCGAACGGGAAGGGGGCCTACAACAAGGACAACACCCAGGCGCTGAGCTCCAACTGGCACGCCTTCCGGGCGCCGGACCAGGAGTGGGAGCGCACCCATTACCAGCGCCAGTCGAAGATCGAGGCGATGGTGCAGTCGGTGATCGCCAATGGCCGCAAGGCCGGCGCCCCCAAATCCTTCGACAAGGCCTGGGTCAAGGTCCTGCAGAACCATCTGGGAGCCTGGAAGCATGCCGAGTTCGGCCTGGGTACCTCGCTGATGCAGGCCCAGCGCTACGGCTACACTCAGATGATCAACAATGCGACGCTGACCAACGCGTCCTACAAGCTGCGCCTCTCCCAGGACATCACCCTGTATCTCGCCGAGATCGGCATGGACATTCCCGGCTTCGACGACGAGGCGGGCAAGCGGACCTGGCTGGAGGACAAGGGCTGGCAGGGCACGCGGGAAGCGATCGAGACCATCATGGGCTCGACCGACTATCTGGAGCAGTATTTCGCGATCAACATCGTGTTCGAGCCGCTGGTCGGCGAGCTGTTCCGGTCCGGCTTCCTGATGCAGGTCGCCTCCTCGAACGGCGACTTCATCACGCCGGCCGTCATCTCCGCGGCGGAGGCCGATTACGAGCGCAACCTCGCCAACGCCATCGACCTGTTCCACCTGCTGGTCAACGACGCCCAATACAGCGACCACAACCGCAAGCTGTTCCAGGGCTGGGTCGACCGGCATGCGGCCCTCGCCGCGACCGCCGCCGCGGGCCTGCAGCCGATCTGGTCGCAGCCGCACTCCAAGCCGGTGCAGTTCGTCGATTCCCGGGCGAATGCCGTCGAACGCACCAAGAAGATTCTCGGCGAGCTCGGGCTCGAACTTCCCAAGGAGTGA